One genomic window of Salvia miltiorrhiza cultivar Shanhuang (shh) chromosome 4, IMPLAD_Smil_shh, whole genome shotgun sequence includes the following:
- the LOC131020595 gene encoding nitrate regulatory gene2 protein-like, with product MGCTPSKLDNEDTVRRCKDRRRLMKEAVYSRHHLAAAHSDYCRSLRMTGSALVTFASGEAFSISDHAPAVLRRTPTTPPSTPPPPPMSTHRHHKPPRRRRQQPIKLPHILSDSSFTSSPPPNHNFTYNARPNSTYSTTPSQTSSIWNWEHLHPPPSPPDSEFFDQLNQNGAPTNQNDDDSTSSSSDDHPYVDNDDKASTITSNSNQNPYGKQFDDLQSNYSVYSRRSEINQTRKRREAGGEETEREEIECSEWGDHDHDDYTSSSDEGEEADLKSRSDFGVRNEDSGSERVKANSKYSSKLEKISSEDDDGKEGRNSETRIVVRHRDLVEIVAALMEYFDKAASAGEQVTEMLEAGRDQLDRSFKQLRKRVYHSSGVLSNLSSSWTSKPPLTVKYRFEPSSVELSGGTKSLCSTLERLLAWEKKLYQEVKAREGVKIEHERKLSALQAQEYRGEEEAKLDKTKASIKRLQSLIVVTSQAVSTTSFAIIGLRDSDLIPQLVELCHGFMYMWRSMNRFHALQNDVVQQVQGLVNHAAKVESTSDLHRQATRDLESAVSAWHSSFCHLIKFQRHFIRALHGWFKLTLLPVHGDPANGNRELSEVLAFFDEWKLALERVPDTVASEAIISFNNVVHSIYMKQTEEVKIKKRTETASKELERKASSIRNLEKKYYHSYSMVGIGPPDTGPNNGEVLDARDPLAEKKAELATYQRRVEDEMIKHSKAVEVTRAMTLNNIQTGLPGVFQAMTSFSAMISGALDSVCTRSYAI from the exons ATGGGTTGCACGCCGTCCAAACTCGACAACGAGGACACGGTGCGGCGCTGCAAggaccgccgccgcctcatgaAGGAGGCTGTCTACTCCCGCCACCACCTCGCCGCCGCGCACTCCGATTACTGCCGCTCCCTCCGCATGACCGGCTCCGCCCTCGTCACATTCGCCTCCGGCGAAGCCTTCTCTATTTCCGACCACGCCCCCGCCGTCCTCCGCCGCACTCCCACCACCCCACCTTCTACCCCCCCGCCGCCCCCCATGTCCACCCACCGCCACCACAAACCTCCGCGGCGGCGGAGGCAGCAGCCCATCAAACTACCCCACATTCTCTCCGACTCAAGCTTCACTTCTTCTCCGCCGCCAAATCACAATTTCACCTACAACGCGAGACCCAATTCAACCTACTCGACCACTCCTTCACAGACCTCTTCGATATGGAATTGGGAGCATCTCCACCCCCCGCCCTCGCCGCCGGACTCCGAGTTCTTCGACCAACTCAACCAAAACGGAGCTCCAACCAACCAAAACGACGACGATTCAACCTCTTCCTCCTCCGACGATCATCCCTACGTCGACAACGACGATAAAGCTTCAACCATTACATCCAATTCGAATCAGAATCCATATGGGAAGCAATTCGATGACCTACAATCAAATTACTCTGTTTATTCACGTCGCTCGGAAATCAATCAAACGAGGAAGAGGCGGGAAGCAGGCGGCGaggagacagagagagaggaAATTGAGTGCAGCGAGTGGGGCGATCACGATCACGATGACTACACCAGCTCGAGCGATGAGGGTGAGGAGGCGGATTTGAAGTCAAGATCCGATTTCGGAGTGAGAAATGAGGATTCAGGGAGTGAGAGAGTGAAGGCGAACTCCAAGTATTCGAGTAAATTGGAGAAGATTTCATCGGAGGATGATGATGGGAAGGAAGGTAGGAATTCGGAGACAAGGATTGTGGTGAGGCACAGGGATTTGGTGGAGATCGTGGCAGCTCTCATGGAGTATTTCGACAAGGCGGCTTCTGCCGGCGAGCAGGTGACGGAGATGCTGGAGGCCGGCCGGGATCAGCTCGATCGAAGCTTCAAGCAGTTGAGAA AGAGAGTGTATCATTCAAGTGGAGTATTGAGTAACTTGAGCTCAAGCTGGACTTCGAAGCCTCCATTGACTGTTAAATACCGGTTTGAGCCGAGCTCAGTCGAGCTATCCGGTGGTACAAAGAGCTTGTGTTCCACTCTGGAGAGGCTCTTGGCTTGGGAGAAGAAACTGTATCAGGAAGTGAAG GCTCGAGAAGGAGTGAAAATCGAGCATGAGAGAAAGCTGTCGGCACTTCAGGCACAGGAGTACCGCGGTGAGGAAGAAGCCAAGTTGGACAAAACAAAGGCCTCCATTAAGAGGCTGCAGTCTCTAATTGTGGTCACATCTCAGGCTGTTTCAACCACCTCCTTTGCTATCATCGGCCTACGAGACTCTGATCTCATCCCGCAGCTCGTTGAACTCTGCCATGG ATTCATGTACATGTGGAGATCGATGAACCGGTTTCACGCCCTCCAGAACGACGTGGTGCAGCAAGTTCAGGGGCTCGTGAACCACGCAGCAAAAGTAGAGTCCACATCCGATCTGCACAGGCAGGCGACGCGTGACCTTGAGTCGGCCGTATCAGCCTGGCATTCCAGTTTCTGCCACCTGATAAAGTTCCAACGGCATTTCATCCGCGCCCTCCACGGCTGGTTCAAACTGACCCTCCTCCCCGTCCACGGCGACCCAGCTAATGGCAACCGGGAGCTCTCCGAGGTCCTTGCCTTCTTTGATGAGTGGAAGCTCGCCCTTGAACGTGTCCCCGACACAGTTGCCTCCGAGGCCATCATAAGCTTCAACAACGTGGTCCATTCCATATACATGAAGCAGACAGAGGAGGTGAAGATCAAGAAGCGAACTGAAACCGCATCAAAGGAGCTCGAGAGGAAGGCCTCCTCCATCAGAAACCTCGAGAAGAAGTACTACCACTCCTACTCTATGGTTGGCATTGGACCTCCGGACACTGGGCCGAACAACGGGGAAGTTCTGGACGCGAGGGACCCACTGGCCGAGAAGAAAGCAGAGCTCGCTACGTACCAGAGGCGAGTGGAGGATGAGATGATCAAACACTCCAAGGCAGTGGAGGTGACCAGAGCAATGACATTGAACAACATCCAGACGGGGCTGCCCGGAGTCTTTCAAGCTATGACGAGCTTCTCTGCTATGATATCCGGAGCTCTCGACTCCGTGTGCACCCGTTCTTACGCCATTTAG